Proteins encoded together in one Thalassotalea crassostreae window:
- a CDS encoding Na+/H+ antiporter NhaC family protein: MLDNSLTLLPPIIAIIIAIWRKNALLALFSGVFISYLLVHQFAPVDSVVGTASGIAEVFMSTGNIQIIVFSLLIGALVELMNRSGAVQGFIDNLASLSLVKTRRQASLLPTIVGTSIFTDTNLSMFTGGMASQKLFDQHGISRAKLAYLLDSTCSPISVLFLINGWGAYLLGLLGGYNLEDPLSVLLGTLAYNFYAIIAVLLAYYTAYSGKVYGPMARSETYSGTHKDAVTIKPAKARVMWLPMLSLMVITFLMLWITGDGDIRRGSGSLSVLVAVISSLTLLLIFIGGYKLLSFNDLKSGFVKGIMNMVPAVSILILSFAFGDAVKALGTGVYVSQLISPEFPLLLLAPLIFIVAGIMAFSTGTSWGTFALLIPIAVPIALTTGLPVSFLVAAVLSGGIFGDHASPISDSTVVASIASGCDHIEHVKTQLPYTLFGGALTIIGFIIVGALH, encoded by the coding sequence ATGTTAGATAATTCACTTACGTTATTGCCTCCAATCATTGCGATTATAATCGCAATTTGGCGAAAAAACGCGCTACTTGCACTGTTTAGTGGTGTATTTATATCATACCTTTTAGTACACCAGTTTGCGCCTGTTGACTCTGTTGTCGGCACTGCATCAGGAATTGCCGAAGTATTTATGTCGACCGGTAATATCCAAATTATTGTATTTAGTTTATTAATTGGCGCTCTAGTCGAATTAATGAATCGCTCTGGTGCTGTCCAAGGCTTTATCGATAACCTAGCAAGTTTGTCATTGGTTAAGACCCGACGACAAGCAAGTTTATTACCAACAATTGTTGGCACTAGCATTTTTACCGACACCAATTTGAGTATGTTTACCGGTGGTATGGCCTCGCAAAAGTTGTTTGACCAACACGGCATAAGCCGAGCAAAGCTCGCTTACTTACTTGACTCAACCTGTTCTCCTATTAGTGTTCTATTTTTAATTAATGGCTGGGGTGCCTATTTATTAGGTTTATTAGGTGGTTATAATCTTGAAGATCCATTGTCAGTATTGTTAGGCACTTTAGCTTATAACTTCTACGCAATCATTGCCGTATTACTTGCTTATTACACCGCTTATTCTGGTAAAGTTTATGGCCCTATGGCTCGTAGCGAAACATATTCTGGTACTCATAAAGATGCAGTGACAATCAAGCCAGCAAAAGCTCGCGTTATGTGGTTACCTATGCTTAGTTTAATGGTGATTACTTTTCTCATGCTTTGGATAACAGGCGATGGTGATATTCGCCGTGGCTCTGGCTCACTATCGGTGCTTGTGGCAGTAATAAGCTCATTAACCCTACTTCTCATATTTATTGGGGGTTATAAATTATTATCGTTTAACGATCTCAAATCAGGCTTTGTTAAAGGCATTATGAACATGGTGCCTGCGGTAAGTATTTTAATCCTATCATTCGCTTTTGGAGATGCAGTTAAGGCGTTAGGTACGGGTGTGTATGTTAGCCAGTTAATAAGTCCAGAGTTTCCATTGCTATTATTAGCTCCACTGATCTTTATTGTGGCCGGTATTATGGCGTTTTCAACTGGTACGTCTTGGGGAACGTTTGCTTTATTGATCCCTATCGCTGTCCCGATTGCCTTGACCACTGGTTTGCCAGTGTCGTTTTTAGTTGCAGCAGTATTAAGCGGTGGTATCTTTGGTGATCATGCATCGCCTATATCAGACTCGACGGTTGTCGCTTCTATCGCTAGTGGCTGTGACCATATAGAACACGTTAAAACGCAACTACCGTATACATTATTCGGCGGTGCCTTAACTATCATAGGATTCATTATTGTCGGCGCATTGCACTAG